From the genome of Mustela lutreola isolate mMusLut2 chromosome 16, mMusLut2.pri, whole genome shotgun sequence, one region includes:
- the ZNF235 gene encoding zinc finger protein 235 isoform X2 — protein MPLRSFCCSFKTPTSPEDWSTPVIPDVAPIPLISKENRSNGGRNPNEAETLHEAGIRCLSLGELSCWQIKRHVVSKLIKNQDSGIDIQGKSAPFFDQCDSPCQVGAGICIQASVEDSCFMNLLEGRSKILENQEFLAGRVQNPWSKIYLSETQNYQRSCKQTQMKNQLCIFAPYVNIFSCISRHDDDTVHRRDRAHNSDCGKVSPLLQQTYHCSDCEKAFSDGRSLELHRQMHSGKKSPPYGAHDKGSGYSAAVAVQQSVYTGKKRYWCHECGKGFSQSSNLQTHQRVHTGEKPYSCLECGKSFNQTSHLYAHLPIHTGEKPYRCESCGKGFSRSTDLNIHCRVHTGEKPYKCEVCGKGFTQRSHLQAHERIHTGEKPYKCGDCGKRFSCSSNLHTHQRVHTEEKPYKCEECGKCFSLSFNLHSHQRVHTGEKPYKCEECGKGFSSASSFQSHQRVHTGEKPFQCNVCGKGFSQSSYFQAHQRVHTGEKPYKCDVCGKRFNWSLNLHNHQRVHTGEKPYKCEECGKGFSQASNLQAHQSVHTGEKPFKCEACQKRFSQASHLQAHQRVHTGEKPYKCDTCGKAFSQRSNLQVHQIIHTGEKPFKCEECGKEFSWSAGLSAHQRVHTGEKPYTCQQCGKGFSQASHFHTHQRVHTGERPYICDVCCKGFSQRSHLVYHQRVHTGGNL, from the coding sequence GAGGCAGGAATCCAAATGAGGCAGAAACTCTTCACGAGGCAGGAATCAGGTGCCTGTCACTGGGAGAGCTTTCATGTTGGCAAATCAAGAGACATGTTGTAAGCAAATTAATCAAAAACCAAGACTCTGGGATAGATATTCAAGGAAAGAGTGCTCCGTTCTTCGACCAGTGTGACTCCCCCTGCCAAGTGGGAGCCGGGATATGCATTCAGGCTTCAGTGGAGGACAGCTGCTTCATGAACCTTCTGGAGGGTCGTTCTAAGATCCTTGAAAACCAAGAATTTCTAGCCGGGAGAGTTCAGAATCCTTGGAGTAAAATCTATCTCAGCGAAACACAGAATTACCAGCGAAGTTGTAAGCAGACTCAGATGAAAAACCAACTATGTATATTTGCTCCGTATGTTAACATTTTCAGCTGTATTTCACGCCACGATGACGACACTGTGCACAGGAGAGACAGAGCTCATAACAGTGACTGCGGGAAGGTGTCCCCTCTTCTTCAGCAGACCTACCACTGCAGTGACTGCGAGAAAGCATTCAGCGATGGCCGCAGTCTTGAACTTCACCGGCAGATGCACTCGGGAAAGAAGTCCCCCCCTTACGGCGCACATGACAAGGGCAGCGGTTACAGTGCAGCTGTTGCCGTTCAGCAAAGTGTCTACACAGGAAAGAAACGCTATTGGTGTCACGAGTGTGGGAAGGGTTTCAGCCAGAGCTCAAACCTGCAGACTCACCAGAGGGTCCACACAGGGGAGAAGCCCTATTCGTGCCTTGAGTGCGGTAAGAGCTTTAACCAGACCTCGCATCTTTATGCGCATTTGCCTATCCACACCGGAGAGAAACCCTACCGCTGTGAGAGCTGTGGGAAGGGCTTCAGTCGGAGCACTGACCTGAATATTCACTGCAGAGTTCACACGGGAGAGAAGCCCTACAAGTGCGAGGTGTGTGGGAAGGGCTTCACTCAGAGGTCGCACCTGCAGGCCCACGAGAGGATCCACACCGGAGAGAAACCGTACAAATGTGGAGACTGCGGGAAGCGCTTCAGTTGTAGCTCCAATCTTCATACCCATCAGAGGGTCCACACGGAGGAGAAACCGTACAAGTGCGAGGAGTGTGGGAAGTGCTTCAGTTTGAGCTTTAATCTCCACAGCCATCAGCGAGTCCACACCGGCGAGAAGCCGTATAAGTGTGAAGAGTGTGGGAAAGGCTTCAGTTCGGCCTCCAGTTTCCAGAGCCACCAGAGGgttcacacaggagagaaaccgtTTCAATGCAACGTGTGTGGCAAGGGCTTCAGCCAAAGTTCGTATTTTCAAGCTCACCAGAGGGTCCACACGGGAGAAAAACCATACAAATGTGACGTGTGTGGGAAGCGCTTCAACTGGAGCTTGAATCTCCACAACCATCAGAGGGTCCACACGGGAGAGAAGCCGTATAAATGTGAGGAGTGTGGGAAGGGCTTCAGTCAGGCCTCAAATCTGCAAGCTCATCAGAGTGTCCACACGGGGGAGAAGCCATTCAAGTGTGAAGCGTGTCAGAAGAGATTCAGTCAGGCCTCCCATCTTCAAGCACATCAGAGAgtccacactggagagaaaccgtATAAATGTGACACGTGTGGTAAGGCCTTCAGCCAGAGGTCAAATCTTCAAGTCCATCAGATCATCCACACGGGAGAGAAACCATTTAAATGTGAGGAGTGTGGGAAAGAATTTAGTTGGAGCGCtgggctcagtgctcatcagagAGTTCACACGGGAGAGAAACCCTATACATGTCAGCAGTGTGGTAAAGGCTTCAGTCAAGCCTCGCATTTTCACACACATCAGAGGGTCCACACCGGGGAAAGGCCTTACATATGTGACGTCTGTTGTAAAGGCTTCAGTCAGAGATCCCATCTTGTGTATCACCAGAGAGTCCACACTGGAGGAAATCTATAG